GTCATGTACGAGTTCTACAGGGACATACCCTGGCGCGATGATTTCACCTACTACTGGAGGGTCTTCACGGGTGAGGTGTGATGATAGTCGTGCTGAGACTCGGTCACAGGCCGGAACGGGACAAGAGAATAACAACCCACGTGGCTTTGACGGCGAGGGCATTCGGAGCCGATAAAATCATAATCTCGGCGGAGGAAGACGAGCACGTTCGGGAGAGCGTCGAGGACGTCGTGAGGCGCTGGGGCGGGCCGTTCGAGATAGAGTTCAACCCCAGCTGGAAGAAAATCCTGAGGGAGTGGCGCGAGAAAGGTATTATAGTCCACCTGACGATGTACGGAATCCACATAGACGACGCGATGCCGAAGCTGAAGAAGGAGCTGAAGGCCGGAAAGGACTTCCTAATCGTCGTCGGTGCCGAGAAGGTTCCGAGAGATGTTTACGAGCTGGCCCACTACAACGTGGCAGTCGGCAACCAGCCCCACAGCGAGGTGGCGGCTTTAGCGGTTTTCCTCGACAGGCTTCTCGACGGCGAGGGCCTGAGAAAGGAGTTCGAGGGAGCGAAGCTCAAAATAATCCCGCAGGAGAGGGGGAAGAAGGTAATCCAGCTCGACGGGTGAAGGAAATGGTCCTCAACAAGTATCGAGAGAACGTCAGGGGTTACCTTGAGGCGATAGTCAAACCCCTCGCAAAGGCCGGACTGACGCCGAACGCGGTAACTGTGATAGGTCTCCTCATAAGCCTCCTCGCGGCCTACCTCTACTACCTCCGCGAGCCGAGGCTGGCAGCTTTAACCCTCCTCGTAGGCTCGCTCGTCGATGCCCTCGACGGAACGCTGGCGAGACTGACCGGAAAGACGAGTCGCTTCGGGGCGTTCCTCGACTCGACCTTCGACAGGATAAGCGACGGCGCGGTGCTCTTTGGGATAGCACTCGGCTCTCTCGCCGACTGGCGCATTGCCTTCCTGACGTTCATGGGGAGCTACCTCGTCAGCTACGAGCGTTGCAGGGCCGAGCTGGCCGGTTCAGGGAAGCTCGCAGTGGGTATAGCCGAAAGGGCGGAGAGACTGATAATCCTGATGGTTTTCTCGTTCCTCGGGGCGGAATACGTCAGGTACGGCGTCTACATCGTTGGAATACTCGCGTGGATAACCGTCGTCCAGAGGTTTTACGTCGCCTACCAGAGGCTGAAGTGAAGAAGAGGGGAATGACGAAAATTTCGCTACACGAGGCTCCGCCGATGAAGAGCCCTGCCGTTACTGACCCCTATCATTTTTCCATCAGGCCCTTCACTATTTCAACGACGTCGCTGAGTTTCGAAACGACGAAGTCGCAGTTGCCCCAGAGTTCTCTCTTCTCACCCTTCGGGTCGAGGAGGACGCTGAGCATTCCAACGTTCTTGGCCCCAACGCAGTCCTTCCCCGGGTTGTCGCCGACGTAGAGAGCCTCCTCCGGCTTTACACCCGCCTTTTCGAGGGCCAGCCTGAAGGGCCTCGGGTGGGGCTTGAAGTAGCCAGCTTCCTCGCTGGTGGTTATCGAGTCGAAGAGGTCGTAGATTCCGAGTGCTTTTAAGTGGCTCTCGATGTAGTCGTTGTCCGAGTCGGTTATGATTCCCACGTGGAGGCCGAGCGTCTTGAGGGCCTTAATCGTCTCAACGGCATCGGGGAAGAGTTCCCCATAGCGAGCGTGCATCTCAAGGCTGATTTCCCAGAAGTCCTCGGGGACGGGGAAGCCGTATTTTTCAGCGACGCGCCTTAAAGCTTTCGTATCGACCTCGCGGATTTTCCTCGCTTCCTTGCCTGCCAGCTCGCTGAAGAGCTTTGAGCTCTCCTCCTCGTAGGCCCTCCAGACGGTTTCGGCGTCAAGGTCGGCGTTCGCCCTCCTGAGGACCTCGCGGATTATGTTGAGGTGCGTTACGTTTTCTCCCTCTTTGGTTATGAGCGTCCCGACGAAGTCGAAGAATACCGCCTTCATTCCCACCACCGGTTTAGGTTCTCGGCCGGCGTTAAAACGCTTCCCGCCGGGAAGACGAATCTCTGCCGAAAATTTTTCGACAAATTGTAGTTATGACGGAAAAAGTTGAGAAAGGCTTTTATCCGGGGACGACTTCCTATGGCTGGAGGTGAAGAAAATCGAGGCGATACTCCTCGTCTGGGGCGTTAGGGACGAGGTTTTGGAGCAAATACCCGTGGAGGGCTTCTGGCTCTACGGGGAGTACGACTTCATAGCCAGGGTGGACTTCGCGAGCGAGAGTGAGATGGAAGAGTTTGAAAAAGCCCTGAGGCGGTTAATCAACGGCAACACCTTCAAGCTCATGCCTGTCAAGCTTTCAGCCGTTAAGAGGGAAGTCGACGGGGAAGAGACGATAGCGCTCCTTGAGAGCGTCAAAGCTTCGGCCCCATGATTCCTTTCTTCTTCAGCTCCTCGTAGGCCCTCCTGAGGGCGTCCCTTATAAGGTAGCGCTTGTTCAGACCACCGAGTCTGTAGGCGGCTTTCCTAAGGCTCCCGGTTTTGAGGAAAAGCTCTATCAGCGTCCTGTCCTCCTTCGGAAGGTCGAGGTATTTCAGGGCTTTCTCGGCTATCTCGACCGGCAGGTTGCCCTCATAGGCGTAGTCCGAGCTCATAACCGGTTTGTCAAACTTCTCCACGAGGCGGAAGACTATCACGTGGGCCTTGGAGTCGTCGTTCACGTACTTGTAGTGCTCTTTCAAAGCCCTAATCAGCTCCTCCCTGCTGGAAAAGCCGTCGAGGAATGCATCTTCGTCGGTGAGCTCCTTCACCGTTTTGCTCTCGACCCTCTCGATTACGGCCTTTCCGAGGGCGTAACCGCCGGCGTGGATTAGGACGGTGTCGCCCTCCCTGAGGTTCGGTTTTCTGCCCAGCCTGACGGTTGCCCTCTTCTTCCCCTTCAGTATCGCATCGGCATAGCGACCATCGAACTCGAGGTGCTTCATCGCCCCTCACCGATGAGCTTGAACTTTATGGCTATGACACCGTAGCGGTTCTCCTTCCACTTGGGGTAGAGGTTGTGGAACCTCTTCACGGCCCTCTCGAAGCTCGGCTCGTCGGGAAAGATTTTCTTTATCGGCTCCTGCCGGAGGACCTGTCGGAAGGTCTCGTAGCGCTTGACCTCGGTAACAACGGCCGGAATCGAGTCGTTGAAGATGAGCTTGTCCCCGGGCTGAATCTTTCTCAGCTGAGGGTAAGCGACGCGAACCTCTATCCTCTTCTGGCCGGACTTTATGAAGTCCAGGTACTCGTCCCTGACGAACAGTCTGTAAACCTTCATCTTCGCTCCCGAAAAAAGTTCGGGGAAACTTTTAAAGGCTTTGGGGCGTAACTTTATTGGGAGGGACCATGAGAAGGGCTCAGACGGCACTGGAATACCTCTTCATGCTCGCGGCGGTTCTCGTGCTCGTACTGGTGGCTGCAAGGGTTATTCTAAACTCCATGCAGGACCTCAACAGGAACGTTAACAACTACGTTGACTCCGTAAGGAAGCAACTCCTTGAAAACCTGTGAGGTGAAAGTATGGAAACGATTCCACTTTTAGCAGGGTTAGTCATGGGTTTGGTGACCTCCTACACCGACCTGAAGACCGGTTTTATCTTCGACAACCACGTTTCCGTTCTTTTAGCACTCGTCGGGAAGCTTCTCGGCTGGGATGAGGGCGAGGAAGAGATTTCCCTCCCGAAGTGGCTCGTCAAACTGCCGGTCCCGGCCGTGGAAGTTGGCATAATCTACTACCTCTACAAGGGACTGAGTGAGGGTAGCGTTCTGGTCGCGCTCTCGGGAATAATAGCCCTGTTCGTGGGGCTGATTCTCGGCCTGCTCCTCTTCTACATTGGAGCCTGGGCAAGCGGTGACGCCATCATCTTGGCAGGTTTCTCCGCGCTCCTGCCTTACCCCCCTGACACGGCAAGGATAGTCGCCCCGTACTACATCCACTACCCGCTTTATCCGATAGCGATTCTCCTCAACGGTCTCATAGCTGTGTTCCCGTTCATTTTCATCTACGCTTTCGGTGTAATAATAGCAAGAAAGCGCTTCTCCGAACTCAGGGAGATATTCGTTTCCGGCGCCGGCCTCACCGTAGAGCTGTCCCTCTGGATTATGGGTGCCCTGGGAGTAAAGGTCATCCTTGAGGAGGGACTCGGCGTATCATTGAACCTCATCCTTGGCTGGCTCCTCGCGATAGTCCTCATAACAATCTTCGGCAAGCTCAGGAGAATCGGTGATGTCGCCGGAGCGCTTGTCCTGGTGTATCTCCTCTACCTCTCCCCCGAAAACACACTACTGGCGTTCCTGAGGCTCCTCGCGTTCCTCTACGCCTTCAAGGTGTTCCTGGCACTCGTCAAGTTCATAAGGTGGGAGGTTCTCGTGGAGGAAGTGCCGGTTGAGGAGCTAAGGGAATGGGACATTCTTGGGGAGACCGTCTTCGAGAAGGACGGGGAAATCGGACGCGACAGGACGGACCCCTTCGAGAGGCTCAAGGTCGCGCTCCTGAAGGCGGACCTTTCGCTCCTAAAGCCGGACCACGGAAAGGTCATAGCATCACCAACGGCGGAGGGACTAACGAAGGAGCAGATTGAGAAACTCAAACGGCTCGTGGAGGAGGGGAAGCTGGAGAACAGGTTCCTTAGAAAGAAGGCGATGCCCTTTGCCCCGGCGATATTCCTCGGCTTCCTGATAAGCTACTTCATCGGCGACATCTTTTGGT
The Thermococcus sp. 21S9 DNA segment above includes these coding regions:
- a CDS encoding A24 family peptidase C-terminal domain-containing protein translates to METIPLLAGLVMGLVTSYTDLKTGFIFDNHVSVLLALVGKLLGWDEGEEEISLPKWLVKLPVPAVEVGIIYYLYKGLSEGSVLVALSGIIALFVGLILGLLLFYIGAWASGDAIILAGFSALLPYPPDTARIVAPYYIHYPLYPIAILLNGLIAVFPFIFIYAFGVIIARKRFSELREIFVSGAGLTVELSLWIMGALGVKVILEEGLGVSLNLILGWLLAIVLITIFGKLRRIGDVAGALVLVYLLYLSPENTLLAFLRLLAFLYAFKVFLALVKFIRWEVLVEEVPVEELREWDILGETVFEKDGEIGRDRTDPFERLKVALLKADLSLLKPDHGKVIASPTAEGLTKEQIEKLKRLVEEGKLENRFLRKKAMPFAPAIFLGFLISYFIGDIFWWLELKLMGL
- a CDS encoding ASCH domain-containing protein, which produces MKVYRLFVRDEYLDFIKSGQKRIEVRVAYPQLRKIQPGDKLIFNDSIPAVVTEVKRYETFRQVLRQEPIKKIFPDEPSFERAVKRFHNLYPKWKENRYGVIAIKFKLIGEGR
- a CDS encoding TIGR02253 family HAD-type hydrolase codes for the protein MKAVFFDFVGTLITKEGENVTHLNIIREVLRRANADLDAETVWRAYEEESSKLFSELAGKEARKIREVDTKALRRVAEKYGFPVPEDFWEISLEMHARYGELFPDAVETIKALKTLGLHVGIITDSDNDYIESHLKALGIYDLFDSITTSEEAGYFKPHPRPFRLALEKAGVKPEEALYVGDNPGKDCVGAKNVGMLSVLLDPKGEKRELWGNCDFVVSKLSDVVEIVKGLMEK
- a CDS encoding tRNA (cytidine(56)-2'-O)-methyltransferase, which produces MIVVLRLGHRPERDKRITTHVALTARAFGADKIIISAEEDEHVRESVEDVVRRWGGPFEIEFNPSWKKILREWREKGIIVHLTMYGIHIDDAMPKLKKELKAGKDFLIVVGAEKVPRDVYELAHYNVAVGNQPHSEVAALAVFLDRLLDGEGLRKEFEGAKLKIIPQERGKKVIQLDG
- a CDS encoding ASCH domain-containing protein yields the protein MKHLEFDGRYADAILKGKKRATVRLGRKPNLREGDTVLIHAGGYALGKAVIERVESKTVKELTDEDAFLDGFSSREELIRALKEHYKYVNDDSKAHVIVFRLVEKFDKPVMSSDYAYEGNLPVEIAEKALKYLDLPKEDRTLIELFLKTGSLRKAAYRLGGLNKRYLIRDALRRAYEELKKKGIMGPKL
- the pgsA gene encoding archaetidylinositol phosphate synthase — translated: MVLNKYRENVRGYLEAIVKPLAKAGLTPNAVTVIGLLISLLAAYLYYLREPRLAALTLLVGSLVDALDGTLARLTGKTSRFGAFLDSTFDRISDGAVLFGIALGSLADWRIAFLTFMGSYLVSYERCRAELAGSGKLAVGIAERAERLIILMVFSFLGAEYVRYGVYIVGILAWITVVQRFYVAYQRLK
- a CDS encoding class III signal peptide-containing protein encodes the protein MRRAQTALEYLFMLAAVLVLVLVAARVILNSMQDLNRNVNNYVDSVRKQLLENL